AATACGGGTATAACCACCAGGGCGGATTTTAAATCGCTCAGCCAATGGTCCCATGAGTTTCTTAATATTATCACTATTACCAAGTACAGAAATAGCCTGACGCCTTGCATGCAACGTACCCTTTTTACCGAGAGTCACCAATTTTTCAGCAAACGGCCTCAACTCTTTGGCTTTTGGCAAGGTTGTCACCATGTGCTCATGCTCGATTAACGAGCCAGCCAAGTTTGCCAACAAAGCACGCCTGTGTGAAGACACACGCCCTAATTTACGACCACGAATACCATGCCTCATTGTTTAAACTCCTAAAATGGCTCGTCTAGTTTTCTCGACAATTCTTCAATGTTCTCTGGCGGCCAGCCTTGAACCTCTATACCCAACTCAAGTCCCATCTGAATGAGGACATCCTTGATTTCATTTAGTGACTTGCGACCAAAATTGGGAGTCTTTAACATCTCTCCTTCAGTCTTTTGCACCAAATCTCCGATATAAATAATGTTCTCATTCTTCAAACAGTTAGCTGAACGTACAGAAAGCTCAAGTTCATCCACCTTGCGCAGTAAATTTCGGTTAAATGAGATTTCCTTTTGCTCTCTTTGCAAACGCCCATGAGAAGGTTCATCAAAATTAACAAACAACTGCATCTGATCCTGCAAAATGCGTGCTGCAAAAGCAATAGCATCTTCAGGGGTAATCGAACCATCTGTTTCCAAGGAAAGCGAGAGCTTATCATAGTTGGTCACCTGTCCCACACGGGCATTTTCAACCCTATACGCCACCTTGCGAACAGGTGAAAAAATCGAATCAACGGGAATCACACCAATCGGCATATCCTCACGACGATTTTTCTCAGCAACCACATAACTTTTGCCCGAATCAACCGTCATCTCCATATCAAGAGTAGAATCATCCCCAAGTGTACAGATGACCAATTCAGGATTCAAAATGTCAACTCCAGCACCTGCATCAATATCAGCGGCCGTCAAAATACCTGCCTTGGATGATTTGAGACGAATCTTCTTGGGCTCATCACCGTGCAACCTTAAATTCAAGGATTTGATATTCAAGATAATCTCAGGAATATCTTCACGCACACCTGGAACGGATGAGAACTCATGTACCGCCCCTTCAAGACGAATCGAGGTCACTGCTGCACCCTGCAGCGACGACAACAAAATGCGTCTTAAGGAATTTCCAAGAGTTATTCCCAAACCACGCTCCAGCGGCTCAGCAACCACCGTTGCTTCTCGGTTAGGGTCCGTACCAGGTTGAATCTCTAACTGGTTTGGACGAATTAAGGATTGCCAATTCTTCTGTATCACTGCAACTTCACTCCACTATCAACGTTAGTTTGGGTTAATTATACTCTACGACGCTTGGGCGGGCGACATCCATTATGAGGGACTGGGGATACATCCCGAATAGAGGTTACTGTAAATCCTACACTTTGCAAAGCTCTCAAAGCCGCTTCCCGACCAGAGCCAGGACCTTTAACCTCTACCTGCAACGTATTCATGCCATGATCCATGGCTTTACCACCCGCTGACTCAGCTGCCATCTGAGCTGCATAGGGTGTCGACTTGCGTGACCCTTTAAACCCACAGGCTCCTGCAGAGGACCAACTGATAACATTACCTTGCGCGTCCGCTATGGTTACAACCGTATTGTTAAAGGTTGAACTAATATGCGCAACACCGGAAGGAATATTCTTTCTATTTTTACGACGAACTGATGATGTAGCTTTCTGTACCATAAATGACCTTTACTTACTTTTTTCCTACACTTATTTCTTTTTACCCGCAATTGGCTTTGCCTTACCTTTGCGGGTTCTAGCATTAGAACTTGTCCGCTGCCCATGAACCGGTAAACCCTTCCGGTGCCGAATTCCTCGGTAACACCCAAGATCCCTTAATCGCTTTATGTTCATACTGACTTCACGACGTAGATCCCCTTCCACTTGACAATCACTGTCGATCATCTCACGAATTTTTAAAACTTCGTCATCTGTCAAGTCACGGACACGACGCTGTTCTTCGATGCCTACACCACGACATATCTGCCTTGCAATATGCGAGCCTATACCAAATATCCGTGTGAGTCCAACCTCAACTCTTTTTTCAGAAGGTATATTAACACCTGCAATACGTGCCACGACTATTTATCCTTTCAATCCTTCATTTCCTCAATTGACTAGGAACACACATTAGGAAAATGCTCCTAGAAGATACTGCAATTCAAGCACAAAAGTCAACAAAATTAACCCACTTCACTTGAAGTATCAGTACTTAATCTAACAAGCTGATTTAAAGATTCAGCAATCTCATCAATTTCAGCGTCACCAGAAATGCGTTTTAGCATCCCCAGATCTTGGTAGTATTCAAGAACCGGCAACGTCTTTTCCCGATAAACTGCCAAACGCTGCTCTAAAGTCTCTTGCGTGTCGTCTTGGCGGCGCTGCAAATCCTGACCGCCACAATCATCACAAACTCCAGACTCTCGAGGGGGAGCAAACTTTAGGTGATAGCCGCGCTGACAATCCCGGCACACAATTCGCCCTGAAATCCTCTCAACCAATACTGCATCATCGACATCCAGTGCCACAACCAAATCCAGTCCCTGCCCAAAATTAGCAAGAATTGCCCCTAGAAACTCAGCCTGCTCAACCGTACGCGGATAGCCATCAAAAATGAAACCTGGTGCTTGCAAATGATCTTGCAAAAAATGCAAAACCGCCTCATTCACGATGGCTGTATCTGGAAAATCACCCCGGGCTAGAATCGGTTTAATCCTCTTACCTAAGCCAGAATTAGAGCGAATCTCAGCTCTTAATAAATCACCGGTAGATACCTTCAAAAAGCCAAAGCGTTCGGCCAACCGGTCAGCTTGGGTCCCTTTGCCAGAGCCAGGGAGACCAAAAAGAATAATGTTCAACCCTTCCTCCCACGCAATCGTGATTTGCGAATCAACCCTTCATACTGGTGGGCTAACAGATGGGACTGTACCTGAGAAACCGTGTCCATTCCAACACCAACAACAATCAACAAGCTGGTACCTCCCAAAGCAAAAGGAACACTGTACTGACTTGCTAAAATTTCAGGCAACACACATACTGCCGATAGATAAGCTGCACCCACCACCGTAAGACGTGTCAAAACATAATCCAGATACTTGGCGGTGGTACTGCCTGGACGATATCCTGGGATAAAACCACCATTCTTTTTTAAATTCTCTGCCGTCTCTTCGGGATTAAAAATAATAGCGGTATAGAAAAAAGCAAAAAAGACAATTAAACTGACGAAAATTAAATTGTATAAGATATTTCCGCGCGAAAGGTAGTGTGCAATGCCAGAAAGCCATCCTCCACCATTTTCCATCTGAGCCGTAAACGAAACAATCGTAAGAGGCATCATTAATAAGGCACTAGCAAAAATTGGAGGAATCACACCTGCACTATTAATCTTAATCGGCAAATGCGAAGATTGCCCTGCATACATTTTCATGCCCACTTGGCGCTTGGGGTATTGTACCACAAGACGGCGCTGAGCCCTTTCCATAAACACAATAGACATAATAACCACAATCGCCATGATAAATATAATGGCAATGACCGGAGTCGATAATGCACCCGTGCGCCCCATCTCCAACGTTGCAATCAATGCCCCCGGAAGGCCTGCAACAATTCCAGAGAAAATGATCAGGGAAATACCGTTACCAATACCACGCGAGGTAATTTGTTCACCAAGCCACATCAAAAACAGAGTTCCACCAATTATGGTAATGGTTGCAACAATGCGAAAGAAGAAACCCGGATCCGGCACAACCAGACCTGCCGAACTTGGTATATGCTCAAGCCCCACGACCATCATATATCCCTGAATCGTAGCTAAGAACACTGTCCCATAACGCGTGTATTGGCGAATCTTTTTCTGACCCGACTCGCCTTCCTTTTTTAGCGCTGCAAGTTGCGGCGATACCACAGTCATCAACTGCATGATAATGCTCGCAGAAATATAGGGCATCACACCAAGTGCAAAAATGGACATACGCGCTAAGGCGCCACCAGAAAATCGGTTAAAAATCCCTAAAATGCCACCAGCATGGTCCTTTGCAACCTCAGCCATAACTGCCGTGTCAATCCCCGGAAGCGGAATATAGCTTCCAAAACGAAAGACCAACAAAGCCCCTAAGGTAAACCATAGACGCTTTTTTAGATCTTCAGCCTTAGCAAAAGAACTAAAGTTTAGATTTGATGCAAATTGTTCAGCAACAGATGTCATATGAGTCTCTTAACTTTCCTGAACCTCAAGGCCTTTCGCCTCAAGACATTTTAAGGTCCCTTTAGCTTTTTCAACCAATGCAATGGCAGACTTTGATGCTCTATCGATCTCAATTTGCACCTTGTCCTTTAAGTCTCCTTTTGCAAGCAACTTAATGGGTTGGCTTTTCTTCGAAACAACACCACTAGCATACAATACCTCTTTGGTAATTGGTTTGGATGCATCAATTTTTCCAGCAGAAATAAACTCCTGCAACTGACCTGTATTGACTACAGCAAAATCTACACGAAACGGGTTATTAAATCCGCGTTTTGGCAGCCGGCGGAAAAGAGGATTTTGACCGCCCTCATACCCCTTCAGCGCAACACCAGTACGTGATTTTTGCCCCTTTTGGCCCCTACCACAGGTCTTACCTTTACCTGATCCAATACCACGACCAACACGTGTGCGAGACTTGTGGGCCTTTGGGGAACTGCTAAGCTCATTCAATCGCATTTTTTAATTCTCTCTAACTTTTCGTATTGTCTTCAACAACAAGCAAATGCTTAACCTTGTTAATCATACCACGAACCGAGGGAGTATCCTCTAATGTTCGCTGCCGATTAATCTTGTTAAGCCCCAACCCGATTAAGGTTTGCCTTTGATCGGCACGGCGCCTTGTTGCACTATGAATTTGGCGAATAGTTACCGTCTTGGTTGTTGCTGTTCTGCTCATCACTCTGCCTTCGACTTTTCAGTTGTTGACTTCTTGGAAGTTGGCTCTTGCTCTTTTGCATTCTCAGCTGAAGCCTTTTTTTCCTTTGTCTGCTCCTTTGAAGAGGCTTTCTTCTCTTGCGCTTCCGATTCAGCCTTGGATTCAGACTTGGATTCAGTTTTCGTTTCTGTTTCCTGTCTGCCCTGAGCGCGCCTTGCAATAATGTCAGAAACTTTTTTACTACGCTTGGCTGCTATATCCCGAGGCGACACCATACGCTCGAGGGCCTGAAAAGTTGCACGGACCATGTTGTTGGGATTGGCGCTCCCTATCGACTTGCTCACAACATCTTGAATACCTAGGGCTTCAAAAACAGCACGCATCGGACCACCGGCAATAATTCCAGTACCAGGGGGCGCTGCACGCATGTGAACGCGCCCAGCTCCAAAAATACCGGTAATGTCGTGGTGAAGAGTGCGGCCTTCTCTTAAGGGAACTTTGATCATCTGCCCGCGCGCTTTATCAGTCGCTTTCCTAATAGCTGAGGGAACCTCGCGGGCTTTGCCAGTACCAAATCCAACGCGTCCACGACTATCTCCTACAACCACAAGCGCAGCAAATCCCATACGGCGACCACCCTTGACCACCTTGGATACGCGATTGATGCTCACTAGTTTCTCAACAATCTCGTCTTCTCGTTTGGACCGCTCTGATGCTGCCATATTTACTGCCATCTAATTATCCCTCAACTAAAATGCAAGCCCTGCCTCACGCGCAGCATCCGCCAACGCACGGACACGCCCATGATATAATGCACCACCGCGATCAAAGACAACATCCTTGACGCCCTGTTTTATGGCTCGCCCAGCCACAAGTTTACCAACAGCTTGAGCAGCGGCAGCGTTTGACCCATTCTTAATTTTTGCACGTAAATCCTTGTCAATCGTAGAAGCAGATGCGACAGTGCTACCCTTTGCATCATCGATAACTTGCGCAAAAATATGCTTATTCGATTTAAAAACCGACAAACGCGGACGATTACCAGCTCGCTTACGCACCTGGTATCTGGCTCTTTGACCACGTCTAATTGAACGATCTAGCTTTTTCATCTATCTACACTCTTTATGCTTAATGCTCATATGCCTAATTACTTATGCTACTTCTTCTTACCTTCTTTACGGAAGATGTACTCACCTTCGTAACGAACCCCTTTGCCTTTATAAGGTTCAGGCTTACGGTACGAACGAATCTCGGCCGCAACTTGACCAACCTTCTGGCGATCCACTCCTTCAATCACGACAAGTGTTGGCTTCTCACAAGCAAT
Above is a genomic segment from Pseudomonadota bacterium containing:
- the rpsM gene encoding 30S ribosomal protein S13; this encodes MARIAGVNIPSEKRVEVGLTRIFGIGSHIARQICRGVGIEEQRRVRDLTDDEVLKIREMIDSDCQVEGDLRREVSMNIKRLRDLGCYRGIRHRKGLPVHGQRTSSNARTRKGKAKPIAGKKK
- the rplR gene encoding 50S ribosomal protein L18, which codes for MKKLDRSIRRGQRARYQVRKRAGNRPRLSVFKSNKHIFAQVIDDAKGSTVASASTIDKDLRAKIKNGSNAAAAQAVGKLVAGRAIKQGVKDVVFDRGGALYHGRVRALADAAREAGLAF
- the secY gene encoding preprotein translocase subunit SecY; this encodes MTSVAEQFASNLNFSSFAKAEDLKKRLWFTLGALLVFRFGSYIPLPGIDTAVMAEVAKDHAGGILGIFNRFSGGALARMSIFALGVMPYISASIIMQLMTVVSPQLAALKKEGESGQKKIRQYTRYGTVFLATIQGYMMVVGLEHIPSSAGLVVPDPGFFFRIVATITIIGGTLFLMWLGEQITSRGIGNGISLIIFSGIVAGLPGALIATLEMGRTGALSTPVIAIIFIMAIVVIMSIVFMERAQRRLVVQYPKRQVGMKMYAGQSSHLPIKINSAGVIPPIFASALLMMPLTIVSFTAQMENGGGWLSGIAHYLSRGNILYNLIFVSLIVFFAFFYTAIIFNPEETAENLKKNGGFIPGYRPGSTTAKYLDYVLTRLTVVGAAYLSAVCVLPEILASQYSVPFALGGTSLLIVVGVGMDTVSQVQSHLLAHQYEGLIRKSRLRGRKG
- the rpmD gene encoding 50S ribosomal protein L30: MSRTATTKTVTIRQIHSATRRRADQRQTLIGLGLNKINRQRTLEDTPSVRGMINKVKHLLVVEDNTKS
- a CDS encoding DNA-directed RNA polymerase subunit alpha, with product MIQKNWQSLIRPNQLEIQPGTDPNREATVVAEPLERGLGITLGNSLRRILLSSLQGAAVTSIRLEGAVHEFSSVPGVREDIPEIILNIKSLNLRLHGDEPKKIRLKSSKAGILTAADIDAGAGVDILNPELVICTLGDDSTLDMEMTVDSGKSYVVAEKNRREDMPIGVIPVDSIFSPVRKVAYRVENARVGQVTNYDKLSLSLETDGSITPEDAIAFAARILQDQMQLFVNFDEPSHGRLQREQKEISFNRNLLRKVDELELSVRSANCLKNENIIYIGDLVQKTEGEMLKTPNFGRKSLNEIKDVLIQMGLELGIEVQGWPPENIEELSRKLDEPF
- the rpsK gene encoding 30S ribosomal protein S11; its protein translation is MVQKATSSVRRKNRKNIPSGVAHISSTFNNTVVTIADAQGNVISWSSAGACGFKGSRKSTPYAAQMAAESAGGKAMDHGMNTLQVEVKGPGSGREAALRALQSVGFTVTSIRDVSPVPHNGCRPPKRRRV
- the rplO gene encoding 50S ribosomal protein L15, with product MRLNELSSSPKAHKSRTRVGRGIGSGKGKTCGRGQKGQKSRTGVALKGYEGGQNPLFRRLPKRGFNNPFRVDFAVVNTGQLQEFISAGKIDASKPITKEVLYASGVVSKKSQPIKLLAKGDLKDKVQIEIDRASKSAIALVEKAKGTLKCLEAKGLEVQES
- a CDS encoding adenylate kinase, giving the protein MNIILFGLPGSGKGTQADRLAERFGFLKVSTGDLLRAEIRSNSGLGKRIKPILARGDFPDTAIVNEAVLHFLQDHLQAPGFIFDGYPRTVEQAEFLGAILANFGQGLDLVVALDVDDAVLVERISGRIVCRDCQRGYHLKFAPPRESGVCDDCGGQDLQRRQDDTQETLEQRLAVYREKTLPVLEYYQDLGMLKRISGDAEIDEIAESLNQLVRLSTDTSSEVG
- the rplQ gene encoding 50S ribosomal protein L17 — encoded protein: MRHGIRGRKLGRVSSHRRALLANLAGSLIEHEHMVTTLPKAKELRPFAEKLVTLGKKGTLHARRQAISVLGNSDNIKKLMGPLAERFKIRPGGYTRIVKAGNRQGDNAPMAVIQFVDFDFEAREKQRIKAREEAAEKAQTKAPKDPAGDAAK